A window of the Corythoichthys intestinalis isolate RoL2023-P3 chromosome 6, ASM3026506v1, whole genome shotgun sequence genome harbors these coding sequences:
- the LOC130917142 gene encoding histone H3.3A, with the protein MARTKQTARKSTGGKAPRKQLATKAARKSAPSTGGVKKPHRYRPGTVALREIRRYQKSTELLIRKLPFQRLVREIAQDFKTDLRFQSAAIGALQEASEAYLVGLFEDTNLCAIHAKRVTIMPKDIQLARRIRGERA; encoded by the exons ATGGCCCGTACCAAGCAGACAGCCCGTAAGTCCACGGGAGGCAAAGCTCCACGTAAGCAGCTAGCCACAAAGGCTGCCCGAAAGAGCGCCCCTTCAACCGGAGGTGTGAAGAAGCCCCATCgttacag gCCTGGCACGGTGGCTTTGCGTGAAATCCGTCGTTACCAAAAGTCCACTGAGCTTCTGATCCGCAAGCTCCCCTTCCAGCGTTTGGTGAGAGAAATTGCCCAGGACTTTAAGACAGATCTGCGTTTCCAGAGTGCAGCCATCGGTGCTTTGCAG GAAGCCAGCGAAGCCTACCTGGTGGGTCTTTTTGAGGACACCAACCTGTGCGCTATCCATGCCAAGCGTGTCACCATCATGCCAAAAGACATCCAGCTGGCACGTCGCATCCGTGGGGAGCGCGCTTAA
- the nop53 gene encoding ribosome biogenesis protein NOP53: MAAARRLKRVVATQPGFLSFSENKADVSTRRKRVNKNKKKNWNKHSDINDVEDFLEDIRHQERTTGGLLAEKPDDSLFFLDAGHQQKDDRKASEQVKNKKRKGKSQRPLRIDLILQHDSLVPPIKDVLAYQQPNAKKLRNAAKRVEHLAAKGVVPRSQKKLLNRQTPKTGVKKAVTEANNYPKREYYDIWGQESKSSADPWYLQQTGKKRVKRPEKMNDKPSTLPAVEVIAPGGSYNPDFFSHQALLQEAHNVEIKKQKAEKRIERRLAVDKDKRATEETIFQEQVEGLVEENEDDEVSAINEDDKVSAINEDDKVSAIKEEEEGTVGGAIVLAEKKTERQRKKEKAEKIKEQQRLSEKNQTNKRQQLFQLRSIKATIKQQEKRTAARQKRRKAKMEAQKSQPRRLGKLKFQADDIEIKLSDELRSSLRELKPEGSVLKDRFKSLQKRNLIEPRERAKFKRKYKLKYVEKRAFREIT; the protein is encoded by the exons ATGGCGGCAGCCAGGAGGCTGAAACGCGTGGTGGCAACACAGCCAGGCTTTTTAAGTTTCTCGGAAAATAAAGCCGACGTTAGTACTCGAAGAAAGCGCGTGAACAAGAATAAGAAAAAGAACTGGAACAAACACAGCGACATTAATGACGTAGAAGATTTTTTGGAAGACATCAGACACCAAGAGAGGACCACCGG TGGATTGTTGGCTGAGAAGCCAGATGACTCGTTATTCTTTCTTGATGCTGGACATCAACAAAAAGATGATCGCAAAG CATCAGAGCAGGTGAAGAACAAGAAGAGGAAAGGAAAGTCGCAGCGTCCTCTCAGGATAGACCTCATCCTGCAGCATGATTCCCTTGTCCCGCCAATTAAAGA TGTGCTGGCCTATCAACAGCCCAATGCAAAGAAACTTCGGAATGCTGCCAAAAGGGTAGAGCACCTGGCCGCCAAAGGCGTAGTGCCACGCAGCCAGAAAAAGCTGCTCAACCGACAGACACCCAAAACAGGAGTAAAAAAGGCAGTGACGGAGGCCAACAATTACCCAAAAAGAGAATATTATGACATCTGGGGTCAAGAGT CCAAAAGTTCAGCAGATCCATGGTACCTGCAGCAGACTGGGAAAAAGCGGGTCAAG CGACCAGAGAAGATGAATGATAAGCCATCCACACTACCTGCAGTGGAGGTGATCGCTCCTGGCGGTTCTTATAATCCAGACTTCTTCTCCCACCAG GCTTTGCTTCAAGAAGCCCACAACGTGGAGATTAAGAAACAGAAGGCGGAAAAAAGAATTGAGAGACGGCTCGCTGTCGACAAAGACAAAAGAGCAACGGAG GAGACTATCTTTCAGGAGCAAGTGGAAGGCCTGGTAGAGGAGAATGAAGACGACGAAGTGTCTGCTATTAATGAAGACGACAAAGTGTCTGCTATTAATGAAGACGACAAAGTGTCTGCTAttaaggaagaagaggagggcaCAGTGGGAGGAGCCATCGTACTGGCAGAGAAGAAGACTGAGAGACaaaggaaaaaagaaaaggCAGAAAAAATTAAG GAGCAACAGCGGCTGTCTGAGAAAAATCAGACCAACAAACGCCAACAACTCTTCCAGCTTCGCTCTATCAAAGCCACCATTAAACAGCAAGAAAAGAGAACCGCTGCAAGACAGAAACGACGCAAGGCCAAGATGGAGGCCCAGAAATCTCAGCCCAGACGCCTTGGAAAACTCAA aTTTCAGGCTGATGATATTGAAATCAAGCTCAGTGATGAGCTCAGAAGTTCGCTACGAGAACTAAAG CCAGAGGGCAGCGTCCTCAAGGACCGCTTCAAGAGTCTGCAGAAGAGGAACCTGATTGAACCCAGAGAGAGAGCCAA GTTCAAGAGGAAGTACAAGCTGAAGTATGTGGAGAAAAGAGCTTTTAGAGAGATCACTTAA
- the LOC130917141 gene encoding histone H3.3A — protein MARTKQTARKSTGGKAPRKQLATKAARKSAPSTGGVKKPHRYRPGTVALREIRRYQKSTELLIRKLPFQRLVREIAQDFKTDLRFQSAAIGALQEASEAYLVGLFEDTNLCAIHAKRVTIMPKDIQLARRIRGERA, from the exons ATGGCACGTACAAAGCAGACTGCCCGTAAGTCCACTGGAGGCAAAGCTCCACGTAAGCAGCTGGCCACAAAGGCTGCCCGTAAAAGTGCCCCTTCCACCGGAGGTGTGAAGAAGCCCCATCGTTACAG GCCCGGTACCGTGGCTCTGCGTGAGATCCGTCGTTACCAGAAATCCACCGAGCTTCTGATCCGTAAACTGCCATTCCAGCGTTTGGTGAGAGAAATCGCCCAGGACTTCAAGACTGATCTGCGTTTCCAGAGTGCAGCCATCGGTGCGCTGCAG GAGGCCAGCGAGGCCTACCTGGTGGGTCTGTTTGAGGACACCAACTTGTGTGCCATCCATGCAAAGCGTGTCACCATCATGCCAAAAGACATCCAGCTGGCACGTCGTATCCGTGGGGAGCGGGCTTAA